The Streptomyces luteogriseus genome includes a window with the following:
- a CDS encoding phosphoglyceromutase, translating into MADAPYKLILLRHGESEWNEKNLFTGWVDVNLTAKGEKEATRGGELLKDAGLLPDVVHTSLQKRAIRTAQLSLESADRLWIPVHRSWRLNERHYGALQGKDKAQTLAEFGEEQFMLWRRSYDTPPPALDIDAEYSQFADPRYATLPPELRPRTECLKDVVVRMLPYWFDAIVPDLLTGRTVLVAAHGNSLRALVKHLDGISDADIAGLNIPTGIPLSYELDADFKPLNPGGTYLDPEAAAAAIEAVKNQGKKK; encoded by the coding sequence ATGGCCGACGCACCGTACAAGCTGATCCTCCTCCGCCACGGCGAGAGCGAGTGGAACGAGAAGAACCTGTTCACCGGCTGGGTGGACGTCAACCTCACCGCGAAGGGCGAGAAGGAGGCGACGCGCGGCGGCGAGCTGCTCAAGGACGCCGGCCTGCTCCCCGACGTCGTGCACACGTCCCTCCAGAAGCGCGCCATCCGCACGGCGCAGCTGTCCCTGGAATCCGCCGACCGCCTCTGGATCCCGGTCCACCGCAGCTGGCGCCTCAACGAGCGCCACTACGGCGCTCTCCAGGGCAAGGACAAGGCCCAGACGCTCGCCGAGTTCGGCGAGGAGCAGTTCATGCTGTGGCGCCGGTCCTACGACACCCCGCCCCCGGCGCTCGACATCGACGCCGAGTACTCCCAGTTCGCCGACCCGCGCTACGCGACCCTCCCGCCGGAGCTGCGGCCGCGCACGGAGTGCCTGAAGGACGTCGTCGTCCGCATGCTCCCGTACTGGTTCGACGCGATCGTCCCCGACCTGCTGACCGGCCGCACGGTCCTGGTCGCGGCCCACGGCAACTCGCTCCGCGCCCTGGTCAAGCACCTGGACGGCATCTCCGACGCGGACATCGCGGGGCTCAACATCCCCACGGGCATCCCGCTCTCCTACGAACTCGACGCCGACTTCAAGCCGCTCAACCCGGGCGGCACGTACCTGGACCCCGAAGCGGCGGCAGCGGCCATCGAGGCGGTCAAGAACCAGGGCAAGAAGAAGTAG
- a CDS encoding tyrosine-type recombinase/integrase, whose product MAGSIQDRWYKTQTDTNGKTVRIKTERYGTGLRYRARYFAPDGKRKGKSFPDGQKRLAEQWLSKVTADVARGDYIDPNASRTSFQEFAEGWLASQSGDPNTRASMQSQLKLHAFPRIGSRPLGSFQPSHIREFVTQLEASGMSGAYARVIFSNVRAVLSAAVEDGYLRRNPCNSRTVTLPEMGMRRVVPWEPGRVFAMRAAMVERFRPMVDMGAGCGLRQGEILGLSLDELDFDSGTLHVVQQLKLSLSKAVFAPPKGGKLRDVPLPDPVAEALKEHIKRFPPVEITLPWMRANGQPVTKRLIFTGPNGGHVWRTSLNEDHWKPALASVGVIPKAKSREHTAAREHGMHALRHFYASVLLDAGESIKAVSEYLGHSDPGLTLKVYAHLMPSSRDRARKALGQALRPPQDPPR is encoded by the coding sequence ATGGCAGGCAGCATCCAAGACCGCTGGTACAAGACCCAGACCGACACGAACGGCAAGACCGTCCGAATCAAGACCGAGCGCTATGGGACCGGCCTGCGCTACCGGGCTCGCTACTTCGCGCCCGACGGGAAGCGCAAGGGCAAGTCGTTCCCCGACGGACAGAAGCGACTCGCCGAGCAGTGGCTGAGCAAGGTCACGGCGGACGTCGCCCGGGGCGACTACATCGACCCGAACGCGTCCCGGACGTCGTTCCAGGAGTTCGCGGAAGGCTGGCTCGCGAGCCAGAGCGGAGACCCGAACACCCGCGCGTCGATGCAGTCTCAGCTCAAGCTGCACGCCTTCCCCCGCATCGGGTCACGGCCCCTGGGGTCCTTCCAACCCAGCCACATCCGCGAGTTCGTGACACAGCTCGAAGCGTCCGGCATGTCGGGCGCATACGCCCGTGTGATCTTCTCCAACGTCCGGGCCGTGCTCTCTGCGGCCGTAGAGGACGGCTACCTTCGCCGAAACCCGTGCAACTCGCGCACGGTGACGCTCCCCGAGATGGGCATGCGCCGGGTCGTCCCCTGGGAGCCGGGACGCGTCTTCGCCATGCGGGCCGCCATGGTCGAACGCTTCCGGCCCATGGTGGACATGGGCGCCGGCTGCGGCCTACGGCAAGGCGAGATCCTCGGACTCTCCCTGGATGAGCTGGACTTCGACAGCGGCACCCTGCATGTGGTGCAGCAGCTCAAGCTCAGCCTGAGTAAGGCCGTGTTCGCGCCCCCGAAGGGCGGCAAGCTCCGTGACGTCCCGCTGCCCGATCCCGTGGCGGAAGCACTCAAGGAGCACATCAAGCGCTTCCCGCCCGTCGAGATCACGTTGCCCTGGATGCGGGCGAACGGCCAGCCCGTCACCAAGCGGCTGATCTTCACCGGGCCCAACGGCGGCCACGTCTGGCGCACCTCGCTGAATGAGGACCATTGGAAGCCCGCCCTGGCCTCCGTGGGCGTCATCCCGAAGGCCAAGAGCCGGGAGCACACCGCCGCGCGCGAGCACGGCATGCACGCCCTGAGGCACTTCTACGCGTCGGTACTGCTGGACGCGGGCGAGAGCATCAAGGCCGTGAGCGAGTACCTCGGGCACTCCGACCCGGGACTCACGCTGAAGGTGTACGCGCACCTCATGCCGAGCAGCCGCGACCGGGCCCGGAAGGCTCTCGGTCAAGCACTCCGCCCGCCGCAGGACCCGCCGCGCTGA
- a CDS encoding helix-turn-helix domain-containing protein, translated as MSRPGSAQPDPRATLRSDLPDRYLKPDDIAEIFGVPLETVYQWRRKRTGPPGFRVGKHVRYDPAEVGAYVTQLKNVDGVAA; from the coding sequence ATGAGCCGACCTGGTTCCGCTCAACCCGACCCCCGCGCCACCCTCCGCAGCGATCTCCCCGACCGGTACCTCAAGCCCGACGACATCGCCGAGATCTTCGGCGTCCCCCTCGAAACCGTCTACCAGTGGCGCAGGAAGCGCACCGGTCCCCCCGGCTTCCGCGTCGGCAAGCACGTGCGCTATGACCCCGCCGAAGTGGGGGCCTACGTGACTCAGCTCAAGAACGTCGACGGCGTCGCGGCCTGA
- a CDS encoding ATP-binding protein yields the protein MADDEKNPAREIITDYAQAHFRYFRTADGTVYAQRNGHPVARPIRSQGTTGSHRQELMVGLFKDGLGVFNGTALKEALDLIEALALTEDVQPVHIRVAPGFDGATWLDLGRADGQSVRIHPTGWDITVPDPREVCWRRTQLTGELPLPVKNTDGKGIDLLLRLCNFATAETECLAIAWLVGCLGPSVPVPAPFLTGPQGAGKSTGGRMLVRIIEGMTGDLRRAPKDEENLLAAVAAGWVTALDNLSHMSPDLSDAMCCIVTGAENVKRALFTDGDVFRVGYRRPLLLTGIDVGVIRPDLAERLLPLRLERPRVRRTEDELWTEYAEVLPVVLGSLLDLTVKVRAVEAETPTDLRMADFAHLCAQLDAATGLGALTAYRASLDDLNDDVIEGDLLAQTVLQHAAGLEAGAEQRMTSTEWLHCLSRVYTGEDFRPLPKGWPTTGKVLSDRLKRLQPTLAARGVLIDSGRTREGRFILMTRSPAAPPSHEQQAF from the coding sequence ATGGCCGACGACGAGAAGAATCCCGCCCGCGAGATCATCACCGACTACGCGCAGGCGCACTTCCGCTACTTCCGCACCGCCGACGGAACCGTATACGCGCAGCGCAACGGCCACCCCGTGGCCCGCCCCATCCGCTCCCAGGGCACGACGGGCAGCCACCGGCAGGAACTCATGGTCGGCCTTTTCAAGGACGGGCTCGGCGTATTCAACGGAACCGCACTCAAGGAGGCGTTGGACCTGATCGAAGCACTAGCGCTCACCGAGGACGTGCAGCCCGTACACATCCGCGTCGCCCCCGGATTCGACGGGGCGACGTGGCTGGACCTGGGCCGCGCCGACGGCCAGTCCGTCCGCATCCACCCCACCGGCTGGGACATCACCGTCCCCGACCCGCGTGAGGTGTGCTGGCGCCGCACGCAGCTCACCGGCGAACTCCCCCTGCCGGTCAAGAACACCGACGGCAAGGGCATCGATCTGCTGCTCAGGCTGTGCAACTTCGCCACCGCCGAGACCGAGTGCCTGGCCATCGCGTGGCTGGTCGGCTGCCTCGGTCCATCCGTGCCCGTCCCCGCCCCGTTCCTCACCGGGCCGCAGGGCGCCGGCAAGTCCACCGGCGGCCGGATGCTCGTGCGCATCATCGAGGGCATGACCGGCGACCTGCGCCGAGCCCCGAAGGACGAAGAGAACCTGCTCGCAGCCGTGGCCGCCGGATGGGTCACGGCCCTGGACAACCTTTCCCACATGAGCCCGGACCTGTCCGACGCGATGTGCTGCATCGTCACCGGCGCCGAGAACGTCAAGCGCGCCCTGTTCACCGACGGGGACGTGTTCCGCGTCGGCTACCGCCGCCCCCTGCTCCTGACCGGTATCGACGTCGGAGTCATCCGCCCCGACCTCGCCGAACGGCTGCTGCCGCTGCGGTTGGAGCGGCCCCGGGTGCGGCGCACCGAGGACGAGCTGTGGACGGAGTACGCGGAGGTGCTGCCCGTCGTCCTCGGCTCGCTCCTGGACCTGACGGTCAAGGTCCGTGCGGTGGAGGCAGAGACCCCGACCGATCTGCGCATGGCCGACTTCGCGCACCTGTGCGCGCAGCTCGACGCCGCCACCGGTCTCGGAGCGCTCACCGCCTACAGGGCGAGTTTGGACGACCTGAACGACGACGTGATCGAGGGTGACCTGCTGGCGCAGACCGTGTTGCAGCACGCCGCCGGTCTCGAAGCGGGCGCGGAGCAGCGGATGACGTCCACGGAGTGGCTGCACTGCCTCAGCCGCGTCTACACGGGGGAAGACTTCCGTCCCCTGCCCAAGGGCTGGCCCACCACCGGCAAGGTGCTCTCCGACCGGCTCAAGCGCCTACAGCCGACCCTCGCCGCACGTGGCGTCCTCATCGACTCCGGCCGCACCCGCGAGGGCCGCTTCATCCTGATGACCCGCTCCCCGGCCGCCCCGCCCTCGCACGAGCAGCAGGCGTTCTGA
- a CDS encoding bifunctional DNA primase/polymerase: protein MNTLPDPLRTALMLAATGVPVLPLRAGKAPFGNCRACANNACGGRPNMKSAGPCRCPGVCHAWAAATTDPDVLTSPAWTAAWRRAVCVAYHPGAAGLTVVDLDDAAAVAWARETLPATRAVQTTRGEHWIYQGAMTSHNAVRPGVDIKSTMAYARWLGPGTGTMTDLPDLVRALALKGPSPSLPAPCSISAPVRSGGGQCPHRTPAFLERGIAMAEQRITAARTAIHATVYRTFLAVLSTHGRCGCLTDAHIGRLFTAAQAKGESPRHCTDAWTNALTTLGL from the coding sequence ATGAACACGCTGCCCGATCCCCTGCGTACCGCACTGATGTTGGCTGCTACCGGCGTGCCGGTGCTGCCCCTGCGCGCGGGAAAGGCGCCATTCGGCAACTGCCGTGCCTGCGCGAACAACGCCTGCGGCGGCCGGCCGAACATGAAAAGCGCGGGCCCCTGCCGCTGCCCCGGCGTCTGCCACGCGTGGGCCGCCGCCACCACCGACCCGGACGTCCTCACCTCACCGGCCTGGACGGCCGCATGGCGCCGGGCCGTCTGCGTCGCCTACCACCCCGGCGCCGCCGGGCTGACCGTGGTCGACCTCGACGACGCGGCAGCCGTCGCATGGGCCCGCGAGACCCTGCCCGCCACACGGGCCGTGCAGACGACGCGCGGTGAGCACTGGATCTACCAGGGCGCCATGACATCGCACAACGCGGTCCGGCCCGGGGTCGACATCAAGTCGACGATGGCATACGCACGATGGCTCGGGCCCGGCACCGGCACCATGACCGACCTGCCCGACCTCGTCCGCGCGCTGGCCTTGAAGGGGCCCTCCCCGTCCCTGCCAGCGCCCTGTTCCATCTCCGCGCCCGTACGGTCCGGCGGCGGCCAGTGCCCGCACCGCACGCCCGCCTTCCTGGAACGCGGCATCGCCATGGCCGAGCAGCGCATCACCGCCGCCCGCACCGCGATCCACGCCACCGTCTACCGGACGTTCCTCGCCGTGCTGTCCACGCACGGCCGGTGCGGCTGCCTCACCGACGCCCACATCGGGCGGCTGTTCACCGCCGCGCAAGCCAAGGGCGAATCCCCCCGGCACTGCACCGACGCGTGGACCAACGCCCTGACCACGTTGGGACTGTGA
- a CDS encoding class I SAM-dependent methyltransferase, which translates to MTQPATFRRVHGRRPRLLDLYCCQGGAGKGYDDAGFNVTGVDKTPQPRYPFRFVQADAIAFILEHGAAFDFIHASPPCQHDTECQRIQGNTHPDLIAPTRAALETTGRPWVMENVRGAVPKLHAPVMLCGQMFGLANYRHRYFETGGGFTLAQPGHPAHLVPQAKMGRPVPPGHYGQFVGNFSGVDLARRVLGVPWMNRDGIRECIPPVYTEHIGHAALTLLTATGLEAAA; encoded by the coding sequence ATGACGCAACCCGCTACCTTCCGGCGAGTACACGGCCGTCGGCCGCGCTTACTGGATCTGTACTGCTGCCAGGGCGGCGCCGGCAAAGGCTACGACGACGCCGGGTTCAACGTGACCGGCGTCGACAAGACGCCCCAGCCCCGCTACCCCTTCCGGTTCGTGCAGGCAGACGCGATCGCGTTCATCCTGGAACACGGGGCCGCGTTCGACTTCATCCACGCCTCACCGCCCTGCCAGCACGACACCGAGTGCCAGCGCATCCAGGGCAACACCCACCCCGACCTGATCGCCCCGACCCGCGCGGCGCTGGAGACGACCGGCCGGCCGTGGGTCATGGAGAACGTGCGCGGCGCGGTGCCCAAGCTGCACGCTCCCGTGATGCTGTGCGGGCAGATGTTCGGCCTGGCCAACTACCGGCACCGGTACTTCGAGACCGGCGGCGGCTTCACCCTGGCCCAGCCCGGCCACCCCGCACACCTCGTACCGCAAGCCAAGATGGGCCGCCCCGTTCCGCCCGGCCACTACGGGCAGTTCGTCGGCAACTTCTCCGGCGTCGACCTCGCCCGTCGCGTGCTCGGGGTGCCGTGGATGAACCGCGACGGCATCCGCGAATGCATCCCCCCGGTCTACACCGAGCACATCGGGCACGCCGCACTCACCCTGCTGACCGCAACCGGTCTGGAGGCTGCCGCATGA
- a CDS encoding ATP-binding protein: MSDNVVRLHKTPEPAPQDAPVTTLTVVTDPAAPAPVPLWVRSGRAVKRVATDERTTTALRAVARHGMYTFNGGRIVARRTWDGRTGSRYERMIRAAEAAGNHELAEEWEERLQRFRDARHRRRMDLLTSPVDVAKGAAIGTGMSIGTLVALGIVMALNTKDVADVITPLTAVIEFIGLLITIVQVVWPYAVTLGPLFALLALWSVGRKQQAAPQWALPDSVRNGEGEPITPSIVVKALRDLGVPALRNAIKEMGDAGASMLGPIRIAGCGVEVDVTLPSGVSTVEVQNKRRKLAENLTRHEHEVFITIPQAARTVRLWIADSGALDEPIGPSPLAVDESLTADYAKGRAPWGQDLRGDAALLSLYQRMLLVTGLSNQGKTAALRALALWLAFDRTAEFRIADLKGVGDWAMFDGLATVLIQGPTDEHVIEATEMVEDGVEEMNRRLQAPPGTAFPPLILLVDEAQVAFMCPAKDEQKRPYGGSRNESRYFMACRKVHNQGRAVNVLLWQGTQDPTDQNLPKLVREGAHTRASLALGTESQARMALGDKAVDGGAAPHLLRQGLDKGTLVVASDGIDIPAGQASITVRTHYISTDDATEIAERAKALRDGVTTLHVIERGEERDHLADIASVLGNASRVLTADVLKRLSALSEDTYGRWTPGDLKRVLEDVDAEPYKSEGRMVVGRDRVARALANRNNEGSASVGE; the protein is encoded by the coding sequence ATGTCCGACAACGTCGTACGCCTCCACAAGACCCCCGAACCTGCTCCTCAGGACGCGCCGGTGACCACGCTCACCGTGGTGACCGACCCGGCCGCCCCGGCCCCGGTGCCGCTGTGGGTGCGCTCCGGGCGGGCCGTGAAGCGCGTCGCCACCGACGAGCGCACCACGACCGCACTTCGTGCGGTGGCCCGCCATGGGATGTACACGTTCAACGGGGGCCGGATCGTGGCCCGCCGCACCTGGGATGGGCGCACCGGCTCTCGCTACGAACGCATGATCCGGGCTGCGGAAGCCGCGGGGAACCACGAGCTGGCTGAGGAGTGGGAGGAGCGGTTGCAGCGCTTCCGGGATGCCCGGCACCGTCGCCGCATGGACCTGCTCACCTCGCCCGTCGACGTGGCCAAGGGCGCCGCCATCGGCACCGGGATGAGCATCGGAACCCTGGTCGCCCTCGGCATCGTGATGGCCCTCAACACCAAGGACGTCGCCGACGTCATCACGCCGCTGACTGCGGTGATCGAGTTCATCGGCCTGCTCATCACCATCGTCCAGGTGGTCTGGCCCTACGCCGTCACCCTCGGCCCGCTGTTCGCCCTGCTCGCACTGTGGTCGGTCGGCCGCAAGCAGCAGGCCGCACCCCAGTGGGCATTGCCCGACAGCGTCCGCAACGGGGAGGGGGAGCCGATCACGCCGTCCATCGTGGTCAAGGCCCTGCGCGACCTCGGCGTGCCCGCGCTGCGCAACGCCATCAAAGAGATGGGCGACGCCGGCGCTTCGATGCTCGGACCGATCCGCATCGCCGGATGCGGCGTGGAAGTCGACGTAACCCTCCCTTCCGGGGTGTCGACGGTGGAGGTGCAGAACAAGCGCCGGAAGCTTGCCGAGAACCTGACCCGGCACGAGCACGAGGTGTTCATCACCATCCCCCAGGCCGCCCGCACGGTGCGGCTGTGGATCGCCGACTCCGGGGCGCTGGACGAGCCGATCGGCCCGTCCCCGCTGGCCGTCGACGAGTCACTCACCGCCGACTACGCCAAGGGCCGCGCCCCCTGGGGCCAGGACCTGCGCGGGGACGCGGCTCTGCTGAGCCTGTATCAGCGGATGCTGCTGGTCACGGGCCTGTCCAACCAGGGCAAGACGGCCGCGCTGCGGGCGCTCGCGCTGTGGCTCGCCTTTGACCGCACAGCCGAGTTCCGCATCGCCGACCTCAAGGGCGTGGGCGACTGGGCCATGTTCGATGGCCTGGCCACGGTGCTGATCCAGGGTCCCACCGATGAGCACGTGATCGAGGCGACCGAGATGGTCGAGGACGGCGTCGAGGAGATGAACCGCCGTCTCCAGGCCCCGCCCGGCACCGCCTTCCCGCCGCTGATCCTGCTCGTGGACGAGGCGCAGGTGGCGTTCATGTGCCCCGCCAAGGACGAGCAGAAGCGCCCCTACGGCGGGTCCCGGAACGAGTCCCGGTACTTCATGGCCTGCCGGAAGGTCCACAACCAGGGCCGTGCGGTCAACGTGCTGCTGTGGCAGGGCACGCAGGACCCCACCGACCAGAACCTTCCCAAGCTGGTCCGCGAGGGCGCCCACACCCGCGCCTCCCTCGCCCTGGGCACCGAGTCACAGGCCCGCATGGCGCTGGGGGACAAGGCCGTCGACGGCGGCGCCGCCCCTCACCTACTGCGCCAGGGCCTGGACAAGGGAACCCTGGTCGTCGCCTCCGACGGCATCGACATCCCGGCCGGTCAGGCGTCCATCACGGTGCGCACGCACTACATCAGCACCGACGACGCAACCGAGATCGCCGAGCGGGCCAAGGCCCTGCGCGACGGGGTCACCACCCTGCACGTCATCGAACGGGGCGAGGAACGCGACCACCTCGCCGACATCGCTTCCGTCCTCGGCAACGCCTCCCGCGTCCTGACCGCCGACGTCCTCAAGCGGCTCTCCGCGCTCAGCGAGGACACCTACGGCCGGTGGACCCCCGGCGACCTCAAGCGCGTGCTGGAGGACGTCGACGCCGAGCCCTACAAGTCCGAGGGCCGCATGGTCGTCGGCCGCGACCGCGTCGCCCGCGCCCTCGCCAACCGCAACAACGAGGGTTCCGCTTCCGTCGGCGAATGA
- a CDS encoding RRQRL motif-containing zinc-binding protein, whose amino-acid sequence MGALPVYPWKFAPDGLATRRQLRAKGLRPGGQDVAAQLERPRRRREPLVAYLYRVEDAKPVRPMTPARWVALAKANTARRTCPSCQLDAGYVLPTSLGMCVTCAYPEESAA is encoded by the coding sequence ATGGGCGCCTTACCCGTCTACCCGTGGAAGTTCGCGCCGGATGGCCTGGCCACTCGCCGTCAGCTCCGTGCGAAGGGGCTGCGGCCCGGCGGACAGGACGTGGCCGCTCAGCTCGAACGCCCCCGCAGACGGCGTGAACCGCTGGTCGCCTACCTCTACCGCGTCGAAGACGCCAAGCCGGTACGTCCCATGACGCCGGCGAGGTGGGTGGCCCTGGCTAAGGCCAACACCGCCCGCCGCACCTGCCCGTCCTGCCAGCTCGATGCGGGATACGTCCTCCCGACCTCACTCGGCATGTGCGTCACCTGCGCCTACCCCGAAGAATCCGCCGCCTGA